A window of Candidatus Xiphinematobacter sp. Idaho Grape contains these coding sequences:
- the fumC gene encoding class II fumarate hydratase: MSNNTTAYRTETDSIGEINVPTDRYYGAQTARSLIHFNIGKEVQPEELIKALGILKKACALANRELGKLSEKKACLIIQAANEIISGELNSHFPLRVWQTGSGTQSNMNVNEVVSNRAIEIDGGVLGSKKPIHPNDDVNLSQSSNDVFPTAMNIAAASQVHNALLPMVRRLRDILAERQRKFSGIVKIGRTHLQDATPLTLGQEFSGYVALLETDLERLQAVLHGLYALAIGGTAVGTGLNSHPLFGEIAAHHVAVLTGLPFFSAPNKFAALSAHNELVFASGALKTLACTLMKIANDVRWLASGPRCGLGELNIPENEPGSSIMPGKVNPTQSEALTMVAVEVLGNDTAIGIAGSQGNFELNAFRPVIIHNFLNSVRLLKDAGSSFSSYCASGIEANNGRIDAYVQTSLMLVTALNPVIGYDKAAQIARKAHKENLSLREATLTLGYLSGEQFDNIVRPENMTHAAA; this comes from the coding sequence ATGTCTAACAATACCACTGCCTATCGTACTGAAACCGACAGCATAGGGGAAATTAACGTTCCAACTGACCGTTACTATGGGGCGCAGACCGCCCGTTCACTTATCCACTTTAATATTGGCAAAGAGGTTCAGCCCGAAGAACTAATCAAGGCCTTAGGCATTCTCAAGAAAGCTTGTGCTCTCGCCAATCGAGAGCTTGGAAAGCTTTCTGAGAAAAAGGCTTGTCTCATCATCCAAGCAGCGAACGAAATTATCTCCGGGGAGCTAAACAGTCATTTTCCCTTGCGGGTTTGGCAAACTGGGAGTGGCACGCAAAGCAATATGAATGTAAACGAAGTAGTTTCTAACCGTGCCATTGAAATAGACGGGGGTGTGCTTGGCTCCAAAAAACCAATCCATCCCAATGATGACGTAAATCTGTCGCAATCTTCTAATGATGTCTTTCCAACTGCAATGAATATTGCGGCTGCCTCTCAGGTACACAATGCCTTGCTTCCAATGGTCCGTAGGTTAAGAGACATACTTGCTGAAAGGCAGAGGAAATTTTCAGGTATTGTTAAAATTGGGCGTACCCACCTGCAAGATGCTACTCCTTTAACCCTAGGCCAAGAGTTTTCTGGTTACGTTGCTCTACTTGAGACGGATTTAGAGCGGTTGCAGGCCGTGCTTCACGGTCTATATGCTTTAGCGATTGGAGGTACTGCCGTAGGAACTGGGCTAAACTCTCACCCTCTCTTTGGGGAGATTGCCGCTCACCATGTTGCAGTACTTACTGGACTTCCCTTTTTTTCTGCTCCCAACAAATTTGCTGCACTTTCTGCCCATAACGAGCTGGTGTTTGCTAGCGGCGCCCTCAAAACTCTTGCTTGCACTCTCATGAAGATCGCCAACGATGTCCGTTGGCTTGCATCTGGTCCACGTTGCGGCCTCGGTGAATTGAACATCCCTGAAAACGAACCGGGTTCCTCTATTATGCCAGGAAAAGTAAACCCCACCCAGTCCGAAGCTTTGACCATGGTAGCAGTAGAAGTACTAGGAAACGATACTGCCATTGGAATTGCCGGTAGCCAGGGCAATTTTGAACTCAACGCCTTTAGACCAGTTATAATCCACAACTTTCTTAACTCTGTCAGACTGCTCAAGGATGCTGGTAGCTCTTTCAGCAGTTACTGTGCCTCTGGCATCGAGGCTAACAACGGACGCATCGATGCTTACGTCCAAACCTCTCTCATGCTAGTCACCGCCTTAAATCCCGTCATTGGATACGATAAAGCCGCCCAAATTGCCAGGAAAGCTCACAAAGAAAATCTTAGCCTCCGCGAGGCTACCTTGACACTTGGCTATTTAAGCGGGGAACAGTTTGATAATATTGTTCGCCCTGAGAACATGACTCATGCCGCCGCTTGA
- the secA gene encoding preprotein translocase subunit SecA, translated as MISRLLKILGSRNQRELRRMQPLILQCNEAERKLQLCSDEALREKTTTWKAHFSAIQSPRHLAADLESILPEAFAVVKNAAHRLCGHSFTVCDQPVTWNMVHFDVQLLGGIVLHRGRIAEMSTGEGKTLVATLPVFLNALAGRGVHVVTVNDYLARRDAEWMGQLYQFLGLTVGCIQHDQSLELRRQQYIRDITYGTNSEFGFDYLRDNGMATSRAEQVQRGHYYAIIDEVDSILIDEARTPLIISGPATISTHQYDHLNPLVEQLVRKQTMLCNHLVSEAKAAVEIKHFEEAGRILFKVKLGQPRNKGLLRMMESPELRRVVEKAELSFYQDTDGKKRLIELKEELLFTIDEQQHDADLTEKGRNFLDPNDGDAFMLPDLLTEFADIDGNHQLDESEKANKKAQCQLYCNVQAERIHNISQLLKAYCLYEKDVEYVVEENKIVIVDTFTGRKMPGRRWSDGLHQAVEAKEGVQIDRETQTLAAITIQNYFRLYEKLSGMTGTGETEANEFHDIYQLDVIVIPPNCPVQRRDLNDRIYKTRREKYSAVVEEIRSAHKRKQPVLVGTASVEASELVSRMLKREGIPHTVLNAKYHRQEAEIIGHAGTAGAVTISTNMAGRGTDIKLGRGVGSLGGLYVIGTERHESRRIDRQLRGRCARQGDPGMSRFYVSFEDDLMRNFGASERMTKMMETFGMREGEELEHPLLNKSVETAQKRVEQRNYLIRRRTLEFDDVMNQQREIVYSRRNEIMDAEDLRAMIFEMMSEVVSKKAGEFAATTEDADICGLLNWIHTTFSLGLSVEEANFSSRSFEENSVCLAKRVCDAYECQTMTEDPLEMRELERRIMLSTVDHLWQEHLYALDGLREAVYLRAFGQKDPLVEYKNDAYTMFVEMMDAAKVEILVNLFRNCFVRPSTGPLLSRRDLIERAAFVSSPVFSLSTSSVSQDGEQFPFYGEGGTHKVGRNHPCPCGSGKKFKNCCGRQSSFSNEGQNCV; from the coding sequence ATGATTAGCCGGCTTTTAAAAATTCTAGGTTCTAGAAACCAGCGGGAGCTTCGTCGGATGCAGCCCCTCATTTTACAATGTAATGAGGCTGAACGAAAACTACAACTTTGCTCAGATGAGGCACTAAGGGAAAAAACGACTACCTGGAAGGCACATTTTTCCGCGATTCAGTCTCCTCGTCACCTGGCAGCTGACCTAGAGTCTATTTTGCCAGAAGCCTTTGCGGTGGTAAAAAATGCAGCTCATCGCCTTTGTGGGCATTCCTTTACTGTCTGCGATCAACCAGTGACCTGGAATATGGTGCATTTTGACGTGCAGCTTTTAGGAGGAATTGTTCTTCACCGAGGACGCATTGCAGAAATGTCTACAGGAGAAGGAAAGACGCTGGTAGCCACGTTGCCAGTCTTCCTTAATGCATTGGCAGGACGTGGTGTTCACGTTGTCACTGTCAACGATTACCTAGCTAGGCGGGATGCAGAATGGATGGGCCAGCTTTACCAATTTCTTGGATTAACTGTTGGCTGCATTCAGCACGACCAATCTCTGGAACTCCGGAGGCAACAATATATTCGAGATATTACATACGGGACTAATAGTGAGTTCGGCTTTGACTATCTACGAGACAATGGAATGGCAACTAGCAGGGCAGAACAAGTACAACGAGGACACTATTATGCCATCATAGATGAAGTAGATTCTATCTTGATTGATGAGGCACGTACTCCTCTCATTATTAGCGGTCCGGCTACCATTTCAACCCATCAGTATGATCATCTCAACCCACTGGTGGAACAACTGGTACGGAAGCAAACCATGCTTTGTAATCACTTAGTTTCTGAGGCTAAAGCAGCCGTGGAAATCAAGCATTTCGAAGAAGCTGGTAGAATTCTCTTCAAAGTAAAGCTAGGACAACCTCGTAACAAGGGGCTTTTGAGGATGATGGAAAGTCCAGAACTACGGCGTGTGGTTGAGAAAGCGGAACTTTCCTTTTATCAGGACACAGACGGCAAGAAACGCCTAATTGAACTGAAAGAAGAACTCCTTTTTACTATCGATGAGCAGCAACACGATGCAGACTTAACGGAGAAAGGACGCAACTTTCTTGACCCAAATGACGGCGATGCCTTCATGTTACCCGATCTGTTGACGGAATTTGCGGACATCGACGGTAACCATCAACTAGATGAATCAGAAAAAGCCAACAAAAAGGCTCAGTGCCAACTTTACTGCAACGTCCAAGCCGAGCGGATCCATAATATTTCCCAACTACTCAAAGCGTACTGTCTCTACGAAAAGGATGTTGAGTACGTGGTCGAAGAAAATAAAATCGTTATCGTTGACACATTTACCGGACGCAAGATGCCTGGTCGTCGATGGAGTGATGGGTTACATCAGGCAGTAGAAGCAAAGGAAGGAGTTCAGATTGACCGAGAGACACAGACCTTAGCCGCTATTACTATCCAAAATTACTTCCGTTTGTATGAAAAGTTGTCTGGCATGACTGGTACAGGAGAAACGGAAGCCAATGAGTTCCACGATATCTACCAGCTGGACGTGATAGTTATCCCTCCCAACTGTCCTGTACAACGGAGGGATTTAAATGACCGTATCTATAAAACACGTCGTGAGAAATATAGTGCCGTAGTTGAGGAGATTAGAAGCGCTCACAAGCGGAAGCAGCCTGTCCTTGTTGGCACAGCGAGTGTGGAAGCTTCTGAATTAGTGAGTCGCATGTTAAAGCGGGAGGGGATCCCGCATACTGTGTTAAACGCAAAATATCATAGGCAGGAGGCGGAAATTATTGGTCATGCGGGAACAGCTGGGGCAGTAACGATTTCCACGAATATGGCTGGGCGAGGAACAGATATCAAACTTGGCCGGGGAGTAGGCAGTCTGGGTGGTCTGTATGTCATTGGTACAGAACGTCATGAATCCCGTCGAATTGACCGGCAGCTGCGAGGTCGTTGTGCTCGGCAAGGAGATCCTGGTATGTCCAGATTTTATGTGAGTTTTGAAGATGACCTCATGCGCAATTTCGGAGCTAGCGAGCGCATGACAAAAATGATGGAAACTTTCGGCATGAGGGAGGGAGAGGAGCTAGAACATCCCCTGCTAAACAAAAGTGTAGAAACTGCACAGAAACGTGTAGAACAACGCAACTATCTGATTCGACGCCGCACGCTAGAATTTGATGACGTGATGAACCAACAAAGAGAGATAGTTTACAGCCGTCGTAACGAAATTATGGATGCAGAGGATTTGCGTGCAATGATTTTCGAGATGATGAGCGAAGTAGTGTCGAAGAAAGCGGGGGAATTTGCAGCAACAACAGAGGATGCTGACATCTGTGGCCTTCTTAACTGGATTCACACAACATTTTCGCTCGGCTTATCTGTAGAAGAGGCAAACTTCTCCTCTCGGTCTTTTGAAGAAAACAGTGTGTGTCTAGCAAAACGCGTTTGTGATGCTTATGAATGTCAAACGATGACAGAAGATCCTCTGGAGATGAGAGAGTTGGAGCGTCGTATTATGCTCAGTACGGTGGATCATCTTTGGCAGGAGCACCTATATGCCCTGGATGGACTCCGAGAGGCAGTATACCTCCGTGCGTTTGGACAAAAGGACCCATTAGTTGAATATAAGAATGATGCCTACACCATGTTTGTGGAGATGATGGACGCCGCTAAGGTGGAGATCTTGGTTAATCTCTTTCGGAACTGCTTTGTTCGTCCCTCTACGGGACCCCTTTTGTCTCGTAGAGACCTGATAGAGAGAGCTGCATTTGTCAGTTCTCCAGTTTTTTCCTTATCCACCTCATCAGTGTCTCAGGACGGAGAGCAATTCCCTTTTTACGGAGAAGGAGGCACACACAAGGTAGGGAGAAATCATCCCTGCCCTTGTGGGAGTGGTAAAAAGTTTAAAAACTGCTGCGGACGTCAAAGTTCCTTTTCAAATGAAGGGCAGAACTGTGTCTAG
- the ribD gene encoding bifunctional diaminohydroxyphosphoribosylaminopyrimidine deaminase/5-amino-6-(5-phosphoribosylamino)uracil reductase RibD: MDLHLASDTLWMRRALAEAVRGVGWTSPNPAVGAVIVREGRLIARGFHRRAGGPHAEIAALQMLKSPGDARGAELFITLEPCSSAGRTPPCTDTIIAAGFSRVVFGAFDPNPLHAGHAVLLLRSAGIQVATGVLEEECLLLNEGWNKWICTGSPLVIAKAAMSLDGYISSHPRRRWITSAASRRDAMGLRSTVDAILVGGETIRTDNPRLTLRRVPPRPQPWRVVWTQKSLPPDARIFTDRYHDRTLVFQKSSLREILHSLGARSIRSVLIEGGGYLLGEALDQHVIDKFCLYYAPLFLGGRVPAFGGLGISSLAQALRLTKVRYRCIGDDVRLEAYPQTTAIGGCSGRLNVSPIKIVPGTS, encoded by the coding sequence ATGGACCTACATCTTGCCTCGGATACGCTCTGGATGAGGAGGGCGCTCGCTGAGGCCGTAAGGGGTGTAGGTTGGACAAGCCCAAACCCAGCTGTGGGGGCGGTTATTGTGCGGGAGGGGCGCCTCATTGCACGGGGTTTTCATCGTCGGGCTGGTGGTCCTCACGCAGAAATTGCAGCATTGCAGATGCTGAAATCGCCCGGAGATGCCCGTGGCGCCGAGCTCTTTATTACGCTAGAACCTTGTTCTAGTGCCGGGCGGACGCCCCCTTGCACCGATACCATCATCGCCGCAGGGTTTTCCCGAGTAGTATTTGGAGCATTTGACCCAAACCCTCTCCATGCTGGCCATGCGGTGCTTTTACTAAGATCCGCAGGAATTCAAGTTGCTACAGGCGTTTTGGAGGAAGAATGTCTCCTTCTTAACGAAGGGTGGAATAAGTGGATATGCACTGGAAGTCCATTGGTTATCGCTAAGGCTGCCATGTCTCTGGACGGTTATATTTCTTCCCACCCGCGACGACGCTGGATTACCAGTGCTGCCAGCCGACGGGATGCCATGGGTCTCCGCTCCACTGTGGACGCCATTCTAGTTGGGGGAGAAACAATCCGAACTGATAATCCACGCCTTACCCTTCGTAGGGTTCCACCTCGTCCGCAACCCTGGCGTGTAGTTTGGACGCAAAAAAGCTTACCTCCGGATGCGAGGATTTTCACCGATCGCTACCACGATCGCACTCTAGTCTTTCAGAAAAGCTCTCTTAGGGAAATACTCCACTCCTTGGGAGCACGTAGCATTAGGTCCGTACTAATCGAAGGAGGGGGGTATTTGCTTGGAGAAGCACTAGATCAGCACGTCATTGACAAATTCTGCCTTTATTATGCTCCACTATTTTTGGGTGGGAGGGTGCCAGCCTTTGGTGGGTTGGGTATTTCTTCTCTCGCTCAAGCATTAAGACTGACTAAAGTTCGGTATAGATGTATTGGAGATGACGTCCGCCTAGAGGCCTACCCCCAAACAACTGCTATAGGTGGCTGTTCTGGCCGTTTAAATGTATCGCCAATTAAAATTGTGCCAGGAACTTCCTAG
- a CDS encoding Hsp20/alpha crystallin family protein: MNRLQDYEMSPWGAFHQASSLRDFFSRALEWISEPSFLQASWERYFFTMEEEEERVIVRVELVGMKREDFEVELKDGLLTVGGQRKVERRAKEGEPLRRERFFGKFSRSVSLPTRVDESAVTASYKEGILVIVLPKSERAKPKRIAIHAN; encoded by the coding sequence ATGAACAGACTTCAAGATTACGAGATGTCCCCCTGGGGAGCATTCCACCAAGCGTCGTCGCTGCGTGATTTTTTTAGTCGCGCTCTCGAGTGGATTTCCGAGCCGTCATTTTTACAGGCTTCCTGGGAGCGTTACTTCTTTACTATGGAAGAGGAAGAGGAAAGAGTTATTGTGAGGGTGGAGCTGGTGGGGATGAAGCGGGAGGATTTTGAAGTTGAGTTGAAGGATGGTCTGCTTACTGTTGGTGGTCAGCGCAAGGTCGAGCGGAGAGCGAAGGAAGGAGAGCCGCTCCGAAGGGAGCGCTTCTTCGGGAAGTTCTCTAGGTCTGTTAGTCTGCCCACGAGAGTGGACGAGAGTGCGGTAACTGCTTCCTACAAGGAAGGCATCTTAGTCATCGTCCTACCCAAAAGTGAGAGGGCGAAACCAAAGAGGATCGCAATCCATGCAAACTAA
- a CDS encoding peptidylprolyl isomerase: MYKLTVVLLCTLAVAPIAPAWVWGSSEGFLDGVAAVVNSSVVTVSEVREAMHNRKQAALEDWNGVERQEKLQGLKNLVIRELVDRQLILQEFRKREFAIPSGVVEGQIRKIVCENFDGDRTALVRVLWSQCCTLSQLEETEMDRMAILAMRQENVKDDFVISPRQIWQYFRKNRRLYTTPERVKLRMIVLREGDSSNDLTVNRGNRRAIAEEIRAKLLSGEKFDRMARVYSEDASTKNSGGDWGWIERTTLNADLSDLAFSMRPGEISPVTSIGGAHYILFVEAHKHALVKGIEEVRDEIERYLIRQQRFKIQERWLKGLRKRAYIKILS; this comes from the coding sequence ATGTACAAGTTAACAGTTGTTCTTTTATGCACCCTTGCTGTGGCTCCTATAGCTCCCGCGTGGGTCTGGGGTTCTTCTGAGGGATTCTTGGATGGAGTTGCTGCTGTCGTCAATAGTAGCGTGGTCACGGTTTCAGAGGTCCGGGAAGCTATGCATAATAGGAAGCAGGCGGCGCTGGAGGACTGGAATGGAGTTGAACGCCAGGAAAAATTACAAGGCTTAAAAAACTTGGTGATTAGGGAGCTAGTCGACCGTCAGCTCATACTCCAAGAGTTCCGAAAACGTGAGTTTGCTATACCTTCTGGCGTAGTAGAGGGACAAATACGGAAGATTGTCTGTGAGAACTTCGACGGGGATCGGACAGCGCTTGTCCGAGTCCTATGGTCCCAATGCTGTACGCTGAGCCAGCTCGAAGAAACAGAAATGGACAGAATGGCCATTCTGGCGATGCGTCAGGAAAACGTAAAAGATGATTTTGTTATCTCGCCCAGGCAAATTTGGCAGTATTTCAGAAAAAATAGGCGCTTGTATACTACTCCAGAGCGGGTAAAGCTGCGGATGATCGTTCTGCGTGAAGGCGACAGTAGCAATGATCTTACAGTGAATAGAGGAAACAGGAGGGCTATAGCTGAAGAGATCCGCGCTAAACTGCTCAGTGGAGAGAAATTTGACCGTATGGCGCGTGTATACTCTGAAGATGCTTCTACCAAGAACTCCGGGGGGGATTGGGGCTGGATTGAGCGGACAACCCTAAATGCAGATCTTTCCGACTTAGCGTTTTCCATGAGACCTGGAGAGATTAGCCCTGTTACCTCCATTGGGGGCGCCCATTACATCCTGTTTGTAGAGGCTCATAAGCATGCCTTAGTAAAAGGAATCGAAGAAGTTCGCGACGAAATTGAACGCTATCTCATCCGCCAGCAACGTTTCAAAATTCAGGAGCGTTGGTTGAAGGGACTGCGGAAAAGGGCTTACATCAAAATTCTATCTTGA
- a CDS encoding adenylosuccinate synthase — translation MANTVLVGAQWGDEGKGKIIDFLMEEADIVVRSQGGDNAGHTIVCGKRKYILHLIPSGILRHSKVCVIGNGVVIDPVALVEEIQALQVHGVKVENNLLISELAHLVLPYHRVLDERLETLRGNSRIGTTRRGIGPAYSDKVARIGLRMCDLVSPKTFTEKLAERIRENNMALRHLKAEPLDCKKVLEAYQAAAEVLRPFVCNTVVFLHDAILRKKRLLFEGAQGTYLDLDHGTYPFVTSSNTTAGGACTGSGIPPQEIDHVIGVVKAYTTRVGSGPFPTENKELGHFFHKMGREFGVTTGRPRRCGWFDAVAAGYASMVNGIDKLAITNLDGLDTIATIQVCVGYQLEGCMLRTPPAMVSDMERCEPVYKEVPGWQCSTACARTYGDLPERARKYIELISELTGANPTFVSVGANREQTIRI, via the coding sequence ATGGCAAATACTGTCCTCGTTGGTGCTCAGTGGGGAGATGAGGGGAAAGGGAAAATTATCGATTTCCTTATGGAGGAAGCGGATATTGTAGTCCGTAGTCAAGGGGGAGATAATGCTGGGCACACCATCGTCTGCGGGAAGAGAAAGTACATTTTACATCTGATCCCTTCGGGGATTTTACGGCACAGTAAGGTATGTGTCATCGGAAACGGCGTAGTCATCGATCCCGTTGCGCTGGTAGAGGAAATTCAAGCCCTTCAAGTTCACGGGGTTAAGGTGGAAAACAATCTACTTATCAGTGAACTAGCCCATCTAGTTCTCCCGTATCATCGCGTGCTGGATGAGCGCCTGGAAACTCTTAGAGGCAATAGCAGGATTGGCACTACAAGGCGAGGGATTGGTCCTGCCTACTCAGATAAAGTAGCTCGCATAGGGTTGCGAATGTGCGACTTGGTTAGTCCGAAGACCTTCACAGAAAAGCTAGCCGAGCGCATTCGCGAAAATAACATGGCGCTGCGCCACCTAAAGGCAGAGCCGCTAGACTGCAAAAAGGTCTTGGAGGCTTATCAGGCGGCCGCTGAGGTTTTACGCCCTTTTGTCTGTAATACGGTGGTTTTTCTTCACGATGCTATACTTAGGAAGAAAAGGTTACTCTTTGAGGGGGCACAGGGCACCTACCTAGACCTAGACCATGGTACTTACCCTTTCGTGACCAGCAGTAACACTACTGCAGGTGGTGCCTGTACAGGCAGCGGTATACCACCGCAGGAAATAGACCATGTTATTGGGGTAGTCAAAGCGTACACTACTCGCGTGGGAAGCGGCCCATTTCCTACTGAAAACAAGGAATTAGGTCATTTCTTTCACAAAATGGGACGTGAATTTGGCGTGACAACTGGCCGGCCTCGCCGATGTGGTTGGTTTGATGCCGTAGCCGCCGGCTATGCAAGTATGGTAAACGGTATCGATAAGCTAGCGATCACCAACTTAGACGGTCTGGATACTATAGCGACTATCCAAGTATGCGTCGGTTATCAACTAGAAGGATGTATGCTCCGCACGCCTCCCGCTATGGTGTCTGATATGGAAAGGTGCGAGCCGGTTTACAAAGAGGTTCCCGGTTGGCAGTGCTCCACTGCTTGTGCACGCACCTATGGCGATTTGCCCGAGAGAGCAAGGAAATATATAGAATTGATCTCAGAACTCACGGGTGCCAACCCAACATTTGTTAGTGTGGGAGCCAACAGGGAACAGACCATACGGATCTAA
- a CDS encoding isoprenyl transferase codes for MNNEKVPTHIAIIMDGNGRWAEQRGFPRLSGHQAGADSIRECIEVCGKIGVQYLTLYAFSSENWKRPSAEVKGLMDLLERFLRESIEEMIHQEVRLCAIGRLQDLPITCRHLLEKARERTASNRGITLVLALNYSSRIEIVDAARRIVQAVQDGKVDMDQIDDRLFGNYLYTQGIPDPDLLIRTSGEIRLSNFLLWQSSYTEIYVTSKLWPDFRAADLQEALNDYGRRRRRYGKL; via the coding sequence ATGAATAATGAAAAAGTTCCTACACACATTGCTATCATTATGGATGGCAATGGGCGTTGGGCAGAGCAGCGGGGGTTTCCACGCCTGTCGGGCCATCAAGCTGGGGCAGATTCTATCCGGGAGTGCATAGAAGTCTGTGGGAAGATAGGGGTCCAATACCTAACTTTATATGCATTTTCGTCTGAAAATTGGAAACGACCTTCTGCAGAAGTGAAAGGATTAATGGATCTGCTAGAGCGCTTTCTTCGGGAAAGCATTGAAGAAATGATCCATCAGGAAGTCCGTTTATGTGCCATTGGGCGTTTACAAGATTTACCGATTACCTGTCGGCATCTTCTAGAAAAAGCAAGAGAACGCACTGCTTCTAACCGCGGCATTACACTAGTCCTTGCTTTGAACTACAGCAGTCGAATAGAAATCGTTGATGCGGCCAGACGTATTGTACAAGCCGTACAAGATGGAAAAGTGGATATGGATCAAATTGATGATCGGCTATTTGGGAATTACCTGTACACTCAGGGTATACCTGACCCCGATCTTTTGATCCGGACTTCCGGGGAAATCCGGCTTTCCAATTTCCTTCTTTGGCAGTCTAGCTATACGGAGATTTATGTGACATCGAAACTGTGGCCGGATTTTCGGGCCGCAGACTTGCAAGAGGCTCTGAATGACTACGGTCGTCGTCGTCGTCGCTATGGAAAGCTATAA
- a CDS encoding MBL fold metallo-hydrolase has protein sequence MAKLKLTFLGTGTSTGVPVIGCNCEVCHSQDPKDHRLRPSILLRTEQICIVVDTPPDFRTQCLRENVHGMDAVLYTHAHSDHILGFDDLCHFLKFKNRDIPIYGVSETLIGIKRMFFYLFEKIGNYVRPCLREVHEEFKLGDLLIVPVALPHGVFTTAGFVFHHAGRKALAYYTDCSAVPPKAQSEAKGVEVLVVDALRHTLHPTHLTVQGALRVARNLRSRTCYFTHMGHELKYAKIQSSLPNGVFPAYDGLQIQI, from the coding sequence ATGGCAAAATTAAAACTTACCTTTTTAGGAACCGGAACCTCCACTGGCGTACCAGTTATTGGTTGTAACTGCGAGGTTTGTCATTCGCAGGATCCAAAGGACCACAGGCTACGGCCCTCCATCCTGCTGCGGACCGAGCAGATATGCATTGTTGTAGACACACCACCGGATTTCCGCACACAGTGCTTGCGAGAAAATGTTCATGGTATGGATGCTGTCCTCTACACGCACGCACATTCTGACCATATTCTAGGATTCGATGATCTGTGTCACTTCCTTAAGTTCAAGAACCGTGATATACCCATTTACGGTGTTTCAGAAACACTTATAGGGATTAAGAGGATGTTTTTCTATCTCTTTGAGAAGATAGGCAATTACGTACGTCCATGTTTAAGAGAAGTCCACGAGGAATTCAAATTAGGAGATCTCCTAATTGTCCCAGTAGCTCTTCCTCATGGAGTGTTCACCACAGCAGGTTTTGTATTTCATCATGCAGGCAGGAAGGCCTTAGCCTACTATACAGACTGCAGTGCTGTTCCTCCGAAGGCACAAAGTGAAGCAAAAGGAGTGGAAGTCCTGGTGGTCGATGCGCTGCGTCACACACTCCATCCTACCCACTTAACAGTCCAGGGTGCTTTAAGAGTAGCCAGGAATTTAAGGAGCCGCACCTGTTATTTTACTCACATGGGACATGAACTCAAATATGCGAAGATCCAGTCTTCCTTACCTAATGGAGTTTTTCCTGCTTATGATGGGCTCCAAATCCAAATCTAA
- a CDS encoding YggS family pyridoxal phosphate-dependent enzyme, producing the protein MRSVAQKLIAVREKLVQAARRSRRNPDEITLVAVSKTHPAGQVQEAVDIGQQVFGESYLQEALKKASMLPSYLNWHLIGHLQTNKIRRALGLFSLIHSVHSLALARNIDKIAREKNVLPCLLLEVNVSGETSKFGFTPAALEACMEELLALQCIQINGLMTVAPYAQDPEDSRSFFAQLRECRDRLARQTGTPLGALSMGMSSDYQVAVEEGATLIRVGSSIFGKRHTR; encoded by the coding sequence ATGCGAAGTGTTGCTCAGAAATTGATAGCAGTTAGGGAAAAACTGGTCCAAGCGGCCCGGAGGTCTAGAAGGAATCCGGACGAGATCACCCTGGTAGCTGTTTCTAAGACGCACCCAGCAGGCCAGGTTCAAGAGGCCGTCGACATCGGACAGCAAGTGTTTGGAGAGAGTTATCTCCAAGAGGCTTTGAAGAAAGCGTCTATGCTTCCTAGTTATCTCAATTGGCATTTAATTGGACATTTGCAGACCAATAAAATCCGAAGGGCACTAGGGTTGTTTAGTCTGATACACAGCGTGCACTCTCTAGCACTGGCCAGAAATATTGATAAGATAGCCAGAGAAAAGAATGTTCTCCCATGCCTCCTTTTGGAGGTTAATGTTTCCGGTGAAACATCTAAATTTGGATTTACTCCAGCAGCCTTAGAAGCTTGCATGGAGGAACTGCTGGCTTTGCAATGCATCCAAATCAATGGACTAATGACCGTAGCGCCATATGCTCAAGATCCGGAGGATTCTCGCTCTTTTTTTGCTCAACTTCGGGAATGCCGAGACCGCCTGGCCAGACAGACTGGCACACCACTAGGAGCACTCTCCATGGGGATGAGCAGTGATTATCAGGTAGCAGTAGAGGAGGGAGCGACTTTAATCAGAGTAGGGAGTTCTATCTTCGGAAAGCGGCATACTCGTTAA